The Sporosarcina luteola genome contains a region encoding:
- a CDS encoding aminoglycoside phosphotransferase family protein → MDIPTSFQEKIRNCFGKPGEEWLQSLESNVNHMAEVWGLTLKSPVTNLSYNYVMNVMDENNYPYILKMGLPGFDFENEIRTMQLYNGQGCAKLVKADVERGAMLLESLQPGTMLCTETDETVVVQQFCRVWKQIRRPLPEDADFPTVLHWASAFSKYQSNYPKNNGPILNEWVMMAAEFLNEIRQTTTENGLLHGDLHHENILFSNERGWLAIDPKGVVGDPYFDVVSFMINHLFKNPDPENLLKLRVDLICELLQMNREKLLKAAISMSTLYACWAVEDNDLYWKETYQCAKWFNKFLIEN, encoded by the coding sequence ATGGACATACCAACTTCATTCCAGGAAAAAATCAGAAACTGTTTCGGAAAACCGGGAGAAGAATGGCTTCAGTCATTAGAGAGTAATGTAAATCACATGGCGGAAGTCTGGGGATTAACACTGAAGAGCCCAGTCACCAATCTTTCCTATAACTATGTCATGAATGTAATGGATGAGAACAACTATCCGTACATCTTGAAAATGGGCTTGCCGGGATTCGATTTTGAAAACGAAATCCGCACAATGCAGCTTTACAATGGGCAAGGATGTGCAAAATTGGTGAAAGCTGACGTTGAACGGGGAGCCATGCTGCTCGAAAGCCTTCAACCCGGAACGATGCTCTGCACGGAAACAGATGAAACAGTCGTCGTTCAACAGTTCTGCCGCGTTTGGAAACAGATCCGTCGACCATTGCCGGAAGATGCCGACTTCCCAACTGTTCTTCATTGGGCAAGCGCCTTCTCGAAATATCAAAGCAATTACCCTAAGAACAATGGACCAATTCTAAATGAATGGGTTATGATGGCGGCAGAGTTTCTAAATGAAATTCGGCAAACTACAACGGAAAACGGACTGCTGCATGGCGATTTGCATCACGAAAACATCTTGTTTTCAAATGAGAGAGGTTGGCTTGCGATTGATCCGAAAGGCGTTGTCGGTGACCCATACTTCGACGTAGTTTCCTTCATGATTAATCATCTTTTCAAAAACCCGGATCCGGAAAATTTGTTGAAGCTAAGAGTCGACCTGATATGTGAACTTTTGCAAATGAATCGCGAAAAACTATTGAAAGCTGCAATTTCAATGTCAACTCTATATGCTTGCTGGGCGGTGGAAGATAATGATCTCTATTGGAAAGAAACCTATCAATGCGCGAAATGGTTCAATAAGTTTTTAATTGAAAATTAG
- a CDS encoding GNAT family N-acetyltransferase: MITRQVQCTDASQLVQLIEEVERTSDTMLYEARERNLSGEQLRERIESFGTDASTIIVAELKGSLVGYLMVIAGTAKRNKHSAYIVIGISEKYRGQGVGKALFTSLDKWAIENKLHRLELTVMTTNTAAIVLYEKSGFSKEGVKKDSLFVNGKYVDEYYMAKLL, from the coding sequence ATGATTACTAGACAAGTTCAATGCACGGATGCAAGTCAGCTAGTCCAGCTCATTGAAGAAGTTGAAAGAACTTCGGATACGATGCTCTATGAAGCGCGGGAAAGAAATTTGTCCGGAGAACAATTGAGAGAGCGTATTGAGTCATTTGGGACTGATGCCTCGACTATTATCGTGGCTGAACTAAAAGGTTCATTGGTGGGTTATTTAATGGTGATTGCTGGGACTGCGAAACGAAATAAGCATTCGGCTTACATAGTCATCGGCATATCCGAGAAGTATCGTGGACAAGGAGTGGGAAAGGCCCTTTTTACTTCATTGGACAAATGGGCAATTGAAAACAAGCTTCACCGCCTTGAATTGACTGTTATGACCACTAATACAGCAGCAATCGTCCTCTATGAAAAATCAGGTTTTAGTAAAGAAGGCGTGAAAAAAGACTCGTTGTTCGTCAACGGTAAATATGTTGATGAATATTATATGGCCAAATTACTGTAA
- a CDS encoding GNAT family N-acetyltransferase — protein sequence MRIREAMPGDEDGIARVHVDSWRTTYKGIVSESVLQNLSYEQRAENWRRGIGRSTLYVAEVDSGEIVGFATGGKERTGNYDADGELYAIYLLNEMQGQGIGKKLMQTIAKNLKEQGFSSMLVWVLERNPSKTFYESLGGKAIDKTMIDIGGEEYKEIAYYWENIEEIRE from the coding sequence ATGAGAATTAGAGAAGCCATGCCAGGCGATGAGGATGGTATAGCACGAGTTCATGTGGACAGCTGGAGGACGACTTACAAGGGGATCGTTTCCGAGTCCGTTCTGCAAAATCTTTCGTACGAGCAGCGTGCCGAAAATTGGCGCAGGGGAATTGGGAGGAGCACTTTATATGTTGCTGAAGTCGACAGTGGTGAGATTGTTGGTTTTGCAACAGGGGGCAAAGAACGGACGGGCAACTATGATGCAGATGGGGAGTTATATGCAATTTATTTATTGAATGAAATGCAAGGTCAGGGGATTGGGAAGAAGCTGATGCAAACAATCGCAAAGAACCTGAAAGAACAAGGATTTTCCTCCATGCTTGTATGGGTGCTTGAACGCAATCCATCAAAAACATTCTATGAATCACTGGGCGGAAAAGCGATTGATAAGACAATGATTGACATAGGGGGAGAAGAATACAAGGAGATTGCTTATTACTGGGAAAACATCGAGGAGATTAGGGAATAA